In Chelmon rostratus isolate fCheRos1 chromosome 4, fCheRos1.pri, whole genome shotgun sequence, a genomic segment contains:
- the LOC121605490 gene encoding retinoic acid-induced protein 2-like, with protein sequence MEGSDDVSVTMTQPQADVCAADVGGGEIPSKAEDGVNPPVPADSCGSSATGLSKGGLSSLVEPPAPSVVSPTAESPGGVALKVATTVLHPVCLGESPLMLPIHLQMAGAAGPQLGQMGAAPYLITSQSPVSLPLVLDQQVIQHMSPSVIPQTANCPQLPLQNNVLCQNPLTFGLPPAVDQKSAGQTQDANLLSLLQNPAFAAILQDLFPSQAGSSTCQSPGSTFFPLPPLTPPYTSPLAPLVPPATLLVPYPVIIPLPVPLPVPLPIPIPVPQTEDSKGNMPKPVCTVSKSTQTSPKDTTSPSLSSSRCVASFQHQNVSPSSLPLDEGQVLDLSVRACPVELKQEYPSPQQDSVLDLSVPGVRKKCVQSDREVAFHSGPDAGGTSLSLGVECTQSLDSKLLGSLASLEFSRQHKWVVDSSAGGSSSRSQEASLSGAGNLEIVSTSQTAKVIVSVKDAIPAILCGKIKSLSGVSTKNFSIKRDGSQGASLQQFYGVSSAAKGEPHDPNSQLKKVPKNRAIKLKKVSSQEIHFLPMKKQRLAALLPRK encoded by the coding sequence ATGGAGGGTAGTGATGATGTGTCTGTAACCATGACGCAGCCCCAGGCTGATGTGTGCGCCGCCGAcgtgggaggaggagaaatccCCAGTAAAGCGGAGGATGGAGTGAATCCACCCGTTCCTGCTGATTCCTGCGGGAGCAGCGCGACAGGACTGAGCAAAGGAGGGCTCTCGAGCCTGGTGGAGCCTCCTGCTCCCTCGGTGGTGAGTCCCACTGCTGAATCTCCGGGAGGCGTGGCGCTTAAAGTCGCCACGACTGTGCTACACCCGGTGTGCCTGGGAGAGAGCCCGCTGATGCTGCCCATCCACCTGCAGATGGCCGGAGCAGCCGGGCCTCAGCTCGGCCAAATGGGGGCGGCGCCGTACCTGATAACGAGCCAAAGCCCGGTTTCTCTTCCCCTGGTCTTGGATCAGCAGGTCATCCAGCACATGAGTCCCTCGGTGATTCCTCAGACCGCTAACTGCCCTCAGCTGCCGCTCCAGAACAACGTCCTGTGTCAGAACCCTCTGACGTTTGGTTTACCTCCAGCTGTGGATCAGAAGTCGGCGGGACAGACGCAGGACGCTaacctgctctccctcctgcagAACCCGGCTTTTGCAGCCATCTTGCAGGATCTCTTCCCCTCCCAGGCAGGCTCGTCAACCTGTCAGTCACCGGGCTCCACTTTCTTCCCACTGCCTCCCCTCACGCCTCCCTACACCTCCCCTCTTGCCCCGTTAGTCCCTCCTGCCACCCTCCTAGTCCCCTACCCTGTCATCATCCCCCTGCCAGTGCCTCTGCCAGTCCCTCTTCCCATCCCCATCCCCGTCCCTCAGACCGAGGACTCAAAGGGGAACATGCCAAAACCTGTTTGCACTGTGAGTAAAAGCACTCAGACTTCTCCAAAAGATACTACCTCTCCGTCGTTGTCTTCGAGCAGATGCGTTGCATCGTTCCAGCACCAAAACGTGTCCCCGTCTTCGCTTCCTCTGGATGAAGGACAGGTTCTGGACCTTTCTGTCAGAGCGTGCCCAGTTGAACTAAAGCAGGAGTACCCGAGTCcgcagcaggacagtgtgctCGACTTGTCAGTGCCTGGAGTGAGGAAGAAGTGTGTTCAGTCAGACAGAGAAGTAGCTTTCCATTCCGGCCCAGATGCTGGTGGTACGTCTTTGTCTCTGGGGGTTGAATGCACTCAGAGTTTGGATTCCAAACTCCTGGGCAGCCTGGCCTCGCTGGAGTTCAGCCGGCAGCATAAGTGGGTGGTTGACAGCAGTGCCGGTGGGTCTAGTTCTCGGAGTCAGGAGGCGTCTCTAAGTGGAGCCGGAAACCTTGAGATAGTCAGCACCTCGCAGACGGCCAAGGTCATCGTCTCGGTGAAGGACGCCATTCCTGCCATCCTCTGCGGAAAGATAAAAAGCCTTTCGGGAGTCTCCACCAAGAACTTTTCCATCAAACGGGACGGCAGCCAGGGGGCGTCTCTGCAGCAGTTCTACGGGGTGTCGTCGGCGGCCAAGGGGGAGCCGCACGACCCCAACAGCCAGCTCAAAAAGGTTCCCAAGAACAGGGCCATCAAACTGAAGAAGGTGAGCTCGCAAGAGATCCATTTCCTTCCCATGAAGAAGCAGAGACTCGCAGCGCTGCTACCCAGGAAGTGA